TGCTCTGTGTAGTAGAGTTGTGCATTTTGGTATCTGCATTTGAACCTCTTTCTGCCTCTGAGATTTGGGGGTGTTTGTGTGACATCTGACATGTATATCTAAATTATACtcctaatttttaaaattatatatccTAATTATAACCCTGATCTCTCCAGGGTTGTCACAGCACGGGGGGAGAGAGTGCCAGAGGTGTTTGTCTCTCTCCTAACTGTCTGGTGTGCCTGCGGCTGTGATATGTGAATGCCTCTCATGTACCCACTAGTAACCTCCCTTGTGCCTCTTCAGGACTTCCTCCCAGCTGACATACAGGCCCAGtttgctgccagcagggagctCATCCGGAATATTTATAACAGCTTCTACAAGCTCCGGGACCGTGCAGAGAGGATAGCATCTCGAGCCATTGATAACGCCTCAGATCTCCTCATATTTGGGAAGGAACTAAGGTAGGCTGGGTGGAAGAAGATTTGCTCATGTGAACTCTTCTCCTGTTGTTTTGGAACTGAAGGCTGTTGTGAGGTTTACTTGCAAACGGTCTAgtgagtgtgtgtgtttgaaTGCATGCTGCATGCCCTAATCAAGTTCTCctaactgaaaaagaagaaaacctgtgCTGCGTTCCATAGACCAACAGAGATAAATAGCAATACTTTGATACTCAGGTACTGATATATTGTCTCTCCTTCCAGAATATACTTGGCAACGTGTCTGTGACTGTGCACTAGTacctctgtgctgtgagctCTCTGAAATTCTGAGTTGCTTTCTGCAAACTAGTGCACCTACCAAGTGGAGTTTGTTTCCTAAACTTAATCATTAATTCTGTTCTCCTAGTGCTTTGGGCTCAGACACTACACCTCTTCCTTCCTGGGCTGCTTTGAATAATAACACATGGGGGACTTTGAAACAGGCCTTGAAGGGTCTGTCTGTTGAATTTGCACTTCTGGCAGATAAAGCTGTGCAGCAGGtgagttcattttttttctgtgtgttcctTTCTGTATAATGAGGAAGGTGCATGGCTGTCTTATGTTTCATCTTGAATCGTGAGCTCTACAGGTGTAGacatttaaaaacttaaaaGGGAGATTGTAATCCCAGCTTGCATCCTCAGCCACCAGCCTGCTTGTTCAGGTGTGAATGAAAGAGCTGGCTTTTTGaatggggaagaaaggaaaggagggaaaagcctgctttcttttttcctttcaggtgGTTATCAGACAAGTGCAGTTGtgttgctgtgctgagctgtccAGAAGGCCTGTGTTCTGTGTGATTTACCTGCTGCAGAGAATCCAGAACCTCTGAATCAAATTTTGACGTTCGTGTTACTTAGACAAAACACGAGAATCATTCAGACAGAAGTGCCTTGTGTGAATGTGCAGTGTGGTACTGACAGAGCAGTGCGAGATCGTGACAGTCTGGGAAGCAAAGTAATAGTTTTGTCTTCCCATCTCAGTGTGTTAAAATATTCAGCGTGCTTTTACAGATCAGTCAGACCAGctctttttctccagtttgtTCCAGAGAGCTCTACTGACACGGGAAGAAAAGGCACTGTTTAgtaaaagggggaaaaaaaagttgtcaaaTTTAGCTTTGTGTCTCATTTATGCTTTCTGATGCACGAACTGTTATGGGAAATATGCAGGTATTTATAGATTTAACAGATTAATGATCTTATAAGAAGGAAAGTCAAAAATTGGAGGAGtctacaaaaacaaattttgagGCAGAGAGAGTTGAAAGGCCTGGCACACAGCGCTGGGAAACTGACTGCTCTGGTTGTAATAATCAGTCAGTTGGAATAGCTGTTCTCACTCCAGTTCaggtttttgttctgtgtgctgGAGACTGAGCACTACTGTTACGTCTGAAAGGTTTCTGATGCAGTTGTGTAAGCACTGATATGCCCTAGGGAGTACTGTGGAGGGCCTGCATGGGGTAAGGATTTGAAGAACTCTGATGTTGGTGCTTGCTGGGCTTACGTAAAATGtactttttccttgttttctagGGTAAACAGGAAGAGAATGATGTGGTGGAGAAGCTGAACCTTTTCCTGGATTTACTCCAGTCCTATAAAGTGAGCTTTGCCGTTCTTCTGCCAGTGAAAAAGTTGTTTAGAGCTTGTGCTCTTCAGAGGGTGTGATGCCAATGAGATGGAAAAGTGTCTGGGAGGGCAGTTTGGAGGCACAGAGGGGATGTGGCAGAGGGGTGGGAGTGGCTGTTAGCCTTAGTTAGCTGCATAGCTTACTGATCAGCTTTTCCTGTGATGAGATGTTGCCAAATGGCAAACACATCTGGGAGGAACTCAGAAATCTGACTGCTTGAATTGCGTGGGTCAGCCAACCTTTTTCCAGATTTGACTGCTTTCGAGTCAAACCAGTGAATGAGATGTTCTGTCAGTGGAGACAATTTGTGAGCTCGGCTACAAACAAAAGAATTGTTTTAATATCAATCTCTCAAAGGCACTTCTTTTAGAAGCACCTAGTGGAACTGTACTTGGCAGCCTCTCCTGACATTCGCATGCTGGGACTGAAATAGAAGGGCACTGGGAAGCTATTGCTACAGTTAATTGCCAGCACTTAATATTGAGAAGGTCATGGAAGATAAGTGGTCTGATAAGATCCAAAATGTTGGCCAAAGTGGTGTTCTAGATTGCTTGGACCTGTGCCACTGAGCTTAAGTGGCACTTCTGTTTCTTGAATTCTTAGCTAACGTTTTTACCCtcctaagaagaaaaaaaaaatatctgcagcaTAGAAATAGCATAAAGCATGACTGTCTTTTATGTTCCTGATGTAAATGGCTTGCCTGCTTGCTGTCCCTTTGCGCTATGCCTTGCTTCCACTCAGTACctactttttatttgcttcttttcctctatAAAGGACCTGTGTGAAAGACATGAGAAGGGAGTACTGCACAAGCACCAGCGAGCACTGCATAAGTACAGCATGATGAAGAAGCAGATGATGAGTGCCACTGTGCAGAACAAAGAACCAGAATCAGTGGAGCAACTGGAATCTCGAATTGTGGAGGTAGTGCAGATACATGAGGAAAGCAGAGAGTGGCACAGCTCAGTCATATCTGCAGAGAGCCATTAGCCTGCAAATGTAGCTGTTACCTGAGTCATTTGAGCTATCTGCTGTGCTACAAGGATAACACgtttgttttcctcagttaTTTACCAGGACTTATTACTGGTTCTCTGGCAACGTGATGTTTTCAGGAGATGAGGAAAGCAATATTCTGTGTGATGGAAAGTGCAGTTGCTGTCATGTCATGTGAGCGCAGGCGCTGCCTTTTTGGGTTCCTGTTGTGTGTTTGAATTGCCAGGTGGTGAGGAatgctgttttctcctgctgcaAATGGATCTCCTTGGCACTCTCTTCCTGGCACTGTgtttcactgaattccttctctttcagcaaGAAAACGCCATCCTAACTATGGAGCTTCGGAATTACTTCTCTTTGTATTGCCTGCACCAGGAGACACAGCTCATCCATATCTATCTGCCTCTCACATCTCACATACTGGGGGCCTTTGTCAATTCCCAGATCCAGGGTCACAAAGAGGTGAGTTCTTTGACCTATGCCCTTTTTCccaaaacacaatgaaaattttgaactgatttattttctcctgtggGTCTTCCTCCTCTAATGATCAATTCAGATGGGATTTTTCATTACTTATTAAGAAGTCACTTGAGGTATTTTCAATGAAGGGTGAGAGGATCAAGGCTCGCCTGTAAGCctttctgaagaaagatttCTGTTCAGTCATTATAGCACCATCTAGAAGAGATGCTCTGGGTACACTGGACTTCTCCATGTGTTGTGCTGTTGGGTATCTTGAAACTGCTGCTAAAATACAGAGTGGTGAATTCCTACCTTACCTCGTTCTCCTACTTGTGTCCTCTCCCTTTCTACTCCCAGATGAGTAAAGTTTGGAACGAATTGAAGCCGAAGTTGAGCTGCCTATTTGTGGGATCGAGCAATATGCCAACTCCACCACTGTCACCTCCAGATGGAAACTTCTTTTCCAATTAATACTCCGAGCACCTACCGTGAGCAAGAAGTGCAATCAAGGGAGGGGTCGGACCTCTACCTCCAGATGTTAGAATGAATCctccaaacagcttttttttttttttttttcctttttaaatactgcTGCTTTGAGCTGCTCTCTGGTTTAGACAGACTGGATGTGGGGCAGAACATACAGATAAAAAGACACTTAATTTTGGAATGCTCTAGGGCAGAGCTGATTTTTCGTTATCTTGCAGACAGTCTCTGTGGGGTCAGGATGTGGCATGGTGCAGTAGGTGATGCAGTGTTATTGCTGATGCCTCTGCACTGTGTACTAACTGTCCTCTGAGAAGGCTTATCTGCACACATGCTGAGAAGCTTCTGAAGTGCTGAGATGGACAGGATATCTGAAGCACTTGCTCATAGAGGAGATATGGATTTCCTTTAAAGTTTGGGAGGGGCCTGTGTTATGGGCatatggagaaaaggaaagctgaaagcCATCCCATGGGTAGTTGGCTGGATTTGAATTGTTATTGCTAAACCTTAAAGCAAAATATATGAACAAAGTGTCTGGGTTCACTAAGCTGGATGGGTGCAGGGCCCTGCTGCTGTAGCACAGCTGTTTTCCCATGGAGGCTCAGCACTGTGTGTCAGTATTGATTCAGTTTGTGGTGGCAGGGCAGCCTGGGGACTTGCTCATCTGATTCTGTCCTGGGCCAAAGATGACTGGGTTGGGGAACCTAGAGGAGTTTGCCCGGCATAAATGGGAATATAATTGAATGAGACACTCCTTAATTGTAATCTACTCGTGTTATCCAAGCTGGACAGCTACAGCAGAGCATGTCTAATTTCTCCTGGAGGTTCTGACATCCACCTGCTGAGTGGCTGCTTAGGACTGTGGGAGAGCTGTGATCCCATGGCTGGTGTCTCCTCTGTCCAGTATGAAATGAAGGATCCTGTCACGCTGGTGGGCTGGGACACAGTGCTGATAAAATGGATTAGCAGAATCAGTATTTATTGGGTATTACTGCAGTTGTCTTTTCCAGCTCTGGATAGCACCAGAGTGtgtgaagagaaggctgtggcaGTGGCAGTTCTTTCTCTCTAGAAATAGCACAGCCCTCAGTAATGGGGTTTTCTGGATGATATCTGATAAAGGGACTAATTATTCTCCGTGTCTCACTTTGTATCTCCAGTGACTTTCCCTCTTGAGGCAAATGGCAGGGGGAGAACTTGTGTGTCACGTTACTTTAGGGGGAATTTTCTCCTCTGGAGAAAGTGATAAGTGAAGAAACTATAAATGTATACAGCAAAACTCAACGTGATCAGGACTCCCCTTAACCTGCCTTTGTGGGACCAAGCGAGCTGCCAAAGGGGAGCTTGACACTTGGcttcttactgttttcttctctaggCAGAAAGGAAGCACATTATGAAGGGTGAAAGCTCACTGTTAAACTGGAACTGTTACAGTATTTTCCCTTTGGGGAACTTCCTCAGTAGCAGGAAATAGATTTACATCTTCCCATcacaaaaggctttttttttatatcttttatttagaaaattaaatgcaacAAGAGATCTTCAACCAGGTGGAAATTACGAGTTAGATTCAAGAGCAACATAATAAGCTATTTGCCCAGTTTCATATCCCCATTTCCCCCTCAGTATGAGGGAAAGTGCACTTTCTGTGGGTGAAGTTTAGGGGCGCTGGGCCTTCAGGAGTCTGTAGGGTGCTTGTTTAACAACCTTGTTCAGAATTCACTTTCAAGAGCTTTTTTTAGCAGTTCAGATGTTAACTCTCTTCTGAGTCTTCCCTCCTATGCACTGCCCTGGTCCACTAACTGAAATGGCTGTGACAGATCTTTCCTGAAGATTTCCAAAGTGATGTAGAAAAGATTCTGTTTGCAAACCAGAGCAAAACTGGTTGGGGAGGGAAATGTTTCTACAGTAAAATAGCAAATAAGGCATCATCTCAAGAACGTCACAAAAGGGGGATGTAGGATTGGTTTGTTTGGgttcttttcccccctcccttgCTTGACCTTGTCTTGACTGGGAACGCAGTAAGCGTGAAAAACATTTAACCATATTCTTCAGTGCTCTTCATCCTATTGCCTTTAGAAGTTGCTGGCTGGTTATAGACAGTGACTTGTTTTGTCTTAGTACCCATTCTCCTTTACTGAGCTTTGATTGTTGAAGTGGTGAGCAGACAAATTGAGAAAATGCTGTATGTTCCAGTGGAAGATCTGGTCTGACTGGGGTGTGCTCTGTGAGCTTGTACTTGGCAAGTTCTCTGCagtgaaacatttctttttcttccccctaaCTG
This window of the Lagopus muta isolate bLagMut1 chromosome 15, bLagMut1 primary, whole genome shotgun sequence genome carries:
- the SNX8 gene encoding sorting nexin-8 isoform X1, with the protein product MTAAAMDGDPSAGSAGVGTDFAKPPVNETREPEQFLMQAPPGNPLLLPHTLQELLSKDSVQVELIPEKKGLFLKHVEYEVSSKRFKCSVYRRYNDFVVFHEMLLQKFPYRMVPALPPKRMLGADREFIESRRRALKRFINLVARHPPFSEDVLLKLFLSFSGSDVQNKLRELVQGVGDEFLTCRLATQAKDFLPADIQAQFAASRELIRNIYNSFYKLRDRAERIASRAIDNASDLLIFGKELSALGSDTTPLPSWAALNNNTWGTLKQALKGLSVEFALLADKAVQQGKQEENDVVEKLNLFLDLLQSYKDLCERHEKGVLHKHQRALHKYSMMKKQMMSATVQNKEPESVEQLESRIVEQENAILTMELRNYFSLYCLHQETQLIHIYLPLTSHILGAFVNSQIQGHKEMSKVWNELKPKLSCLFVGSSNMPTPPLSPPDGNFFSN
- the SNX8 gene encoding sorting nexin-8 isoform X2, which codes for MQAPPGNPLLLPHTLQELLSKDSVQVELIPEKKGLFLKHVEYEVSSKRFKCSVYRRYNDFVVFHEMLLQKFPYRMVPALPPKRMLGADREFIESRRRALKRFINLVARHPPFSEDVLLKLFLSFSGSDVQNKLRELVQGVGDEFLTCRLATQAKDFLPADIQAQFAASRELIRNIYNSFYKLRDRAERIASRAIDNASDLLIFGKELSALGSDTTPLPSWAALNNNTWGTLKQALKGLSVEFALLADKAVQQGKQEENDVVEKLNLFLDLLQSYKDLCERHEKGVLHKHQRALHKYSMMKKQMMSATVQNKEPESVEQLESRIVEQENAILTMELRNYFSLYCLHQETQLIHIYLPLTSHILGAFVNSQIQGHKEMSKVWNELKPKLSCLFVGSSNMPTPPLSPPDGNFFSN